One Actinospica robiniae DSM 44927 genomic region harbors:
- a CDS encoding GNAT family N-acetyltransferase → MFVSSSLPARISVSGLQDRLPDVLARRWSLPGVEVTPLPGGMSSHVWSVATPAGRRVVKAVIDTVGEHFARGLAAAARVQAGGVAAGAPVACADGALTADCGGYSLALLTHVPGEPILGRGPRDLRLIGDTLARAHLAPGPIEARAQLSPALDLGPHTAVRPWVRPALDRVQQAAADLDAASLTWGELHGDPAGESFLLDAGTGECGLIDWGAYQVGPRVFDLASAVMYAGGIGHADALVAGYLEREPVGAGELERALETLLAWRWAGQASYFAWRIAHREMTGIADAAENEKGLADAKAFLEPVRIRAYQASDEASWLRCRALAFLDTCYYDDVWRRKPAAADGVAESVELVAVDGDEVVAILDVAVRGDLATIENVCVLPAYRGSGLATRLLDEACARLAGSGARVLDAWTREDAAAIGWYQARGFAEEFTYLHVYTPYRGGAGMVEARAPYRPVVVFAHADREHEAQARAEYERVYVCRRMMRAFPSACAAQEPETAS, encoded by the coding sequence ATGTTCGTTTCTTCCTCCCTGCCTGCCCGCATTTCCGTGTCGGGGCTGCAGGACCGCCTTCCCGACGTGCTCGCGCGGCGCTGGTCGCTGCCGGGCGTCGAGGTGACGCCGCTGCCCGGCGGCATGAGTTCGCACGTGTGGTCCGTGGCCACCCCGGCCGGGCGCCGCGTGGTCAAGGCCGTCATCGACACCGTCGGCGAGCACTTCGCGCGCGGGCTGGCCGCCGCCGCGCGGGTGCAGGCCGGCGGGGTGGCCGCGGGCGCGCCGGTCGCGTGCGCCGACGGCGCCTTGACCGCTGACTGCGGCGGGTACTCGCTCGCGCTGCTCACGCACGTACCCGGCGAGCCGATCCTCGGGCGCGGCCCGCGGGATCTGCGGCTCATCGGCGACACCCTGGCCCGCGCGCACCTGGCGCCCGGCCCGATCGAGGCGCGCGCGCAGCTCTCCCCGGCGCTCGACCTCGGCCCGCACACGGCCGTGCGCCCGTGGGTGCGTCCCGCGCTCGACCGCGTCCAGCAGGCTGCTGCCGACTTGGACGCGGCGTCGCTGACGTGGGGTGAGCTGCACGGCGACCCGGCGGGCGAGTCGTTCCTGCTCGACGCGGGCACCGGGGAGTGCGGCCTGATCGACTGGGGCGCCTACCAGGTCGGGCCGCGCGTGTTCGACCTGGCCTCGGCGGTGATGTACGCCGGCGGGATCGGGCATGCCGACGCGCTGGTCGCCGGGTATCTCGAGCGTGAGCCGGTGGGCGCGGGCGAGCTCGAGCGGGCGCTCGAGACGCTGCTGGCGTGGCGGTGGGCGGGTCAGGCCTCGTATTTCGCGTGGCGGATCGCGCACCGCGAGATGACCGGGATCGCGGACGCGGCGGAGAACGAGAAGGGCCTGGCGGACGCGAAGGCGTTCCTGGAGCCGGTGCGGATCCGGGCGTATCAGGCGTCGGACGAGGCGTCGTGGCTGCGCTGCCGGGCGCTCGCGTTCCTCGACACCTGCTACTACGACGACGTGTGGCGCCGCAAGCCCGCAGCGGCCGACGGCGTCGCGGAGAGCGTCGAGCTCGTCGCCGTGGACGGGGACGAGGTGGTCGCGATCCTGGACGTGGCGGTGCGCGGGGATCTCGCGACGATCGAGAACGTGTGCGTGCTGCCGGCGTATCGCGGCTCGGGCCTGGCGACGCGGCTGCTGGACGAGGCGTGCGCGCGCCTGGCCGGGAGCGGGGCGCGGGTCCTGGACGCGTGGACGCGGGAGGACGCCGCGGCGATCGGCTGGTATCAGGCGCGCGGGTTCGCCGAGGAGTTCACGTATCTGCACGTGTACACCCCGTACCGGGGTGGCGCCGGGATGGTCGAGGCACGTGCGCCGTACCGGCCGGTGGTCGTGTTCGCGCATGCCGACCGCGAGCACGAGGCGCAGGCGCGAGCCGAGTACGAGCGGGTCTACGTGTGCCGCCGGATGATGCGGGCCTTCCCGTCGGCCTGCGCCGCTCAGGAGCCTGAGACAGCGTCCTGA
- a CDS encoding class I SAM-dependent methyltransferase: MTAETTRTFEQLVAEADAVSVDGWDFSWLDGRATEQRPSWGYQRQMAARLAAARASLDLDTGGGEVLDGAETLPPVAAATESWPPNLARATRRLRPRGVVVVAVPEGGPLPFADAAFDLVTSRHPVANDWPEIARVLEPGGLFFSQQVGPASVVEIIEYFLGPQPDAPRWRHPDDARAEAEAAGLEVVDLRLERLHTEFRDIGAVVYFLRKVIWMVPGFTVAQYRPRLRELHEQIQKEGPFQATTTRFLIEARKRPAAAA, translated from the coding sequence GTGACAGCCGAGACGACCCGCACCTTCGAACAGCTCGTGGCCGAGGCCGATGCCGTCTCCGTGGACGGCTGGGACTTCTCCTGGCTCGACGGGCGCGCCACCGAGCAGCGCCCCTCCTGGGGCTACCAGCGGCAGATGGCCGCACGCCTCGCCGCCGCGCGCGCCTCGCTCGACCTCGACACCGGCGGCGGCGAAGTCCTCGACGGCGCCGAGACCCTCCCGCCGGTCGCCGCCGCGACCGAGTCCTGGCCGCCCAACCTCGCCCGCGCCACCCGGCGGCTGCGCCCGCGCGGCGTCGTGGTCGTCGCCGTGCCCGAAGGCGGCCCGCTGCCCTTCGCCGACGCCGCGTTCGACCTCGTCACCTCCCGCCACCCGGTCGCCAACGACTGGCCCGAGATCGCCCGCGTCCTCGAACCCGGCGGTCTCTTCTTCTCCCAGCAGGTCGGGCCCGCCAGCGTCGTCGAGATCATCGAGTACTTCCTCGGCCCGCAACCCGACGCGCCCCGCTGGCGCCACCCCGACGACGCCCGCGCCGAAGCCGAAGCGGCCGGACTCGAGGTCGTCGACCTGCGCCTGGAGCGCCTGCACACCGAGTTCCGCGACATCGGCGCGGTCGTCTACTTCCTGCGCAAGGTCATCTGGATGGTGCCCGGCTTCACCGTCGCGCAGTACCGGCCGCGGCTGCGCGAGCTGCACGAGCAGATCCAGAAGGAAGGACCCTTCCAGGCCACCACCACCCGCTTCCTGATCGAGGCCCGCAAGCGGCCCGCGGCAGCAGCCTGA
- a CDS encoding DUF1707 SHOCT-like domain-containing protein, which produces MGSDEAQRDPRMMRVSHADRDRVVEILRDAAGEGRLEADELDQRVEAALTARTFADFEELVADLPTADPPRPVSTLPAVPAASSPAPVDAAADGAVRWEVRGLQLRREGAWQVPELLELDVAGGSARLDYSQARLPEGGSSVLRVAVHGGSVRLILPAGIAVDTSGVEGYGGRVRDRASRRAVPGAPAGHVITVVGEIHGGSLKILPVSANPRGHHHDRHARRREARNRRI; this is translated from the coding sequence ATGGGCAGCGACGAGGCGCAGCGCGATCCGCGGATGATGCGGGTCTCGCACGCGGACCGGGACCGGGTGGTGGAGATCCTGCGGGACGCGGCCGGGGAGGGGCGGCTGGAGGCGGACGAGCTCGATCAGCGGGTGGAGGCGGCCCTTACGGCGCGCACGTTCGCCGACTTCGAGGAGCTCGTGGCGGACCTGCCGACCGCCGACCCGCCCCGGCCGGTGAGCACGCTGCCCGCCGTCCCGGCGGCGTCTTCGCCGGCGCCGGTGGACGCGGCGGCGGACGGTGCGGTGCGCTGGGAGGTGCGCGGACTGCAGCTGCGCCGCGAGGGCGCCTGGCAGGTGCCCGAATTGCTCGAGCTCGACGTCGCCGGGGGCAGCGCGCGGCTGGACTACAGCCAGGCGCGGCTGCCCGAGGGCGGGTCGTCGGTGCTGCGGGTGGCGGTGCACGGCGGTTCGGTGCGCCTGATCCTGCCGGCGGGCATCGCCGTGGACACCTCCGGGGTCGAGGGCTACGGCGGGCGGGTGCGCGACCGCGCCTCGCGCCGCGCCGTGCCAGGCGCGCCGGCCGGCCACGTGATCACGGTCGTGGGCGAGATCCACGGCGGGAGCCTGAAGATCCTGCCGGTCTCGGCGAACCCGCGCGGCCACCACCACGACCGGCACGCGCGCCGGCGCGAGGCGCGCAACCGCCGCATCTGA
- a CDS encoding pyridoxamine 5'-phosphate oxidase family protein: MTVQPPRDGATRKQHVLHLLASEIDAWVATADEQGEVCQIPLSFLWHDGRLVFATPEGSATGRNLARSGRVRLALGATRDVVLIQGTVTAVASADLEAAVGDAFAARHTWDPRADTAGKAGSYAFYFVTPLTVQAWREANELKGRTLMRDGAWLV, translated from the coding sequence GTGACCGTGCAGCCGCCGCGCGACGGAGCCACCCGCAAGCAGCACGTGCTGCACCTGCTCGCCAGCGAGATCGACGCGTGGGTCGCCACCGCCGACGAGCAGGGCGAGGTGTGCCAGATCCCGCTCTCCTTCCTCTGGCACGACGGGCGGCTGGTGTTCGCGACCCCCGAGGGCTCGGCCACCGGGCGCAACCTGGCCCGCTCCGGCCGGGTGCGCCTCGCCCTCGGCGCCACCCGCGACGTCGTGCTGATCCAGGGCACCGTCACCGCCGTCGCGTCGGCGGACCTGGAGGCGGCGGTCGGCGACGCGTTCGCCGCCCGCCACACCTGGGACCCGCGCGCAGACACCGCCGGGAAAGCCGGGTCGTACGCGTTCTACTTCGTCACCCCGCTGACCGTGCAGGCCTGGCGCGAGGCCAACGAGCTCAAGGGCAGGACCCTGATGCGCGACGGCGCCTGGCTGGTGTAG
- a CDS encoding penicillin acylase family protein → MRTDRRRSPRTPATTTPPPIPRPARTRRRRRAATALLAALALAAATAAGASPATARASASAVADDCAGACYDILPPGENGAETLAQILLFKAFGIRPSNNEDQLPAYQNLVTSSTGLTDAQLTQFYNSSALGVPSGSVTRTETPETGVTILRDKLGIAHITGQTRAETEYGAGYAGAEDRLWVMDVLRHLGRGELTSFAGGDAGNQALEQNLWRGAPYTPADLQAQVNALAADGTAGAQVKTDIDSYLGGVNAYIAQVKAADDFPGEYDLAAQSMQPFTETDLIAMAGVIGALFGNGGGAQLQSALVKEAAEQEYGTAAGDALWSGLREQNDTEATTTLHDGQSFPYGEATGENGQAMPDSGSVQAAQIVQNATGTGVTSSAQAAAAKGTAAAATAAAPSAKPTSAVTAKQLAAVTPKLPASLRSKASSLAGMFNAGALQGVDLPAPGQQHPGMSNALVVSGADTSSGHPEAVFGPQTGYFAPQLLMLEEIQGPGLSARGVSFAGLNFYVQMGRGPSYAWSATSGEQGTADTFAVQLCNTDGSAPTTSSNAYIENGACVAMQPIVANDSWSPTLADETSAGSYSLVMYRTDYGLVEDRATVGGKPVAYTVQRSTYMHEADSAIGFMEFNDPSLMSTPAGFEQAAANVDFDFNWFYVNSAHTAYFNSGLDPARAAGTDPNLPLWGDAADEWPGWNPTAGTSQDLPATAHPNSTDQDYYVSWNNKQAPDYSAADGNYSYGPVQRVDLLDTGISNYLATGSKFTESALVKVMESAALTDLRAKEVLPLLLQVINSSPVTDATQKTLVAELTTWMNAGSQILPTSAGATGFQNSAAIELLDAWWPMLLTAEFQPGMGTGLFDALDADMQTNDSPSGGQQIPVAGAVASDNAAQSHKGSSWQFGWWGYVSKDLRSVLGQPVTDALPVTYCGGGSLSACRTALLSSLSAAAAESASTVYPADSYCSAGNQWCADSIVQDPLGGITEPQTTWQNRPTYQQVVQFATGG, encoded by the coding sequence ATGCGCACCGACCGACGACGCTCACCGCGCACCCCCGCCACCACCACACCCCCGCCGATCCCGCGCCCGGCCCGCACCCGCCGGCGACGGCGCGCCGCCACCGCCCTGCTCGCCGCGCTCGCCCTGGCCGCGGCCACCGCGGCCGGCGCCTCCCCCGCCACCGCGCGCGCGAGCGCGTCCGCCGTCGCCGACGACTGCGCCGGCGCCTGCTACGACATCCTGCCGCCCGGGGAGAACGGCGCCGAGACCCTCGCCCAGATCCTGCTGTTCAAGGCCTTCGGCATCCGCCCGAGCAACAACGAGGACCAGCTCCCGGCCTACCAGAACCTGGTGACCTCCTCCACCGGCCTGACCGACGCGCAGCTGACCCAGTTCTACAACTCCTCCGCCCTCGGCGTGCCCTCCGGCAGCGTCACCCGCACCGAGACGCCCGAGACCGGGGTGACGATCCTGCGCGACAAGCTCGGGATCGCGCACATCACCGGCCAGACCCGCGCCGAGACCGAATACGGCGCCGGATACGCCGGCGCCGAGGACCGGCTGTGGGTGATGGACGTGCTGCGCCACCTCGGCCGCGGCGAGCTGACCTCCTTCGCCGGGGGCGACGCCGGCAACCAGGCACTCGAGCAGAACCTGTGGCGCGGCGCCCCCTACACCCCCGCCGACCTGCAGGCCCAGGTCAACGCCCTGGCCGCCGACGGCACCGCCGGCGCGCAGGTCAAGACCGACATCGACTCCTACCTCGGCGGCGTCAACGCCTACATCGCGCAGGTCAAGGCCGCCGACGACTTCCCCGGCGAGTACGACCTCGCCGCCCAGTCGATGCAGCCGTTCACCGAGACCGACCTGATCGCGATGGCCGGGGTCATCGGCGCCCTGTTCGGCAACGGCGGCGGCGCGCAGCTGCAGTCCGCCCTCGTCAAGGAGGCCGCCGAACAGGAGTACGGCACGGCGGCGGGCGACGCGCTCTGGAGCGGGCTGCGCGAGCAGAACGACACCGAGGCCACCACCACCCTGCACGACGGCCAGTCCTTCCCCTACGGCGAGGCCACCGGCGAGAACGGCCAGGCCATGCCCGACTCCGGCTCCGTACAGGCCGCGCAGATCGTGCAGAACGCCACCGGCACCGGCGTGACCTCCTCCGCACAGGCCGCCGCGGCCAAGGGCACGGCCGCAGCGGCCACCGCGGCCGCGCCCTCAGCGAAACCGACCTCGGCCGTCACCGCGAAGCAGCTGGCCGCGGTCACCCCGAAGCTGCCGGCGTCACTGCGCTCGAAGGCCTCCTCGCTCGCCGGGATGTTCAACGCCGGCGCCCTGCAAGGCGTCGACCTGCCCGCTCCCGGCCAGCAGCACCCGGGCATGTCCAACGCCCTGGTCGTCTCCGGCGCCGACACCTCCTCCGGCCACCCCGAGGCCGTGTTCGGACCGCAGACCGGGTACTTCGCCCCGCAGCTGCTGATGCTCGAGGAGATCCAGGGCCCGGGCCTGAGCGCCCGCGGGGTCTCCTTCGCCGGGCTGAACTTCTACGTCCAGATGGGCCGCGGCCCCTCCTACGCGTGGTCGGCCACCTCCGGCGAGCAGGGCACCGCGGACACCTTCGCCGTGCAGCTGTGCAACACCGACGGCTCCGCCCCGACCACGTCCTCGAACGCGTACATCGAGAACGGCGCGTGCGTCGCGATGCAGCCGATCGTGGCGAACGACTCGTGGAGCCCGACCCTCGCCGACGAGACCTCCGCCGGCTCCTACAGCCTCGTGATGTACCGCACCGACTACGGCCTGGTCGAGGACCGCGCGACCGTCGGCGGGAAACCCGTGGCCTACACCGTGCAACGCTCCACCTACATGCACGAGGCGGACTCCGCGATCGGGTTCATGGAGTTCAACGACCCCTCGCTCATGTCCACCCCCGCAGGGTTCGAACAGGCCGCCGCGAACGTCGACTTCGACTTCAACTGGTTCTACGTCAACTCCGCGCACACCGCGTACTTCAACTCCGGGCTCGACCCCGCGCGCGCCGCGGGCACCGACCCGAACCTCCCGCTGTGGGGCGACGCGGCCGACGAGTGGCCCGGCTGGAACCCGACCGCCGGAACCTCCCAGGACCTGCCCGCCACCGCCCACCCCAACTCCACCGACCAGGACTACTACGTCTCCTGGAACAACAAGCAGGCCCCGGACTACTCGGCCGCCGACGGCAACTACAGCTACGGCCCGGTCCAACGCGTCGACCTGCTCGACACCGGCATCAGCAACTACCTGGCGACCGGCTCGAAGTTCACCGAGTCGGCGCTGGTGAAGGTGATGGAGTCCGCCGCGCTGACCGACCTGCGCGCGAAAGAGGTCCTGCCGCTGCTGCTGCAGGTGATCAACTCCTCGCCCGTCACCGACGCCACCCAGAAGACCCTCGTCGCGGAACTGACCACCTGGATGAACGCCGGCTCGCAGATCTTGCCGACCTCCGCCGGGGCCACCGGCTTCCAGAACTCCGCCGCGATCGAGCTGCTCGACGCGTGGTGGCCGATGCTGCTCACCGCCGAGTTCCAACCCGGCATGGGCACAGGCCTGTTCGACGCCCTCGACGCCGACATGCAGACCAACGACTCGCCCTCCGGCGGGCAGCAGATCCCGGTGGCCGGGGCGGTGGCCTCGGACAACGCCGCCCAGTCGCACAAGGGCTCGTCCTGGCAGTTCGGCTGGTGGGGCTACGTCAGCAAGGACCTGCGCTCCGTGCTCGGCCAGCCGGTCACCGACGCGCTTCCGGTCACCTACTGCGGCGGCGGGTCCCTGAGCGCGTGCCGCACGGCCCTGCTCTCCTCGCTCTCGGCCGCAGCCGCCGAGTCCGCCTCCACCGTCTACCCGGCCGACTCGTACTGCTCGGCCGGCAACCAGTGGTGCGCCGACTCGATCGTGCAGGACCCGCTCGGCGGGATCACCGAGCCGCAGACCACCTGGCAGAACCGCCCGACCTACCAGCAGGTCGTGCAGTTCGCGACCGGCGGGTGA
- a CDS encoding SapB/AmfS family lanthipeptide, with amino-acid sequence MSLLDLQALEAQSATKGGHGGGHGGGGEGGSEVSLLLCDSTASVLLCL; translated from the coding sequence ATGTCCCTGCTCGACCTGCAGGCGCTCGAGGCCCAGTCCGCCACCAAGGGTGGACACGGCGGCGGCCACGGCGGCGGCGGCGAGGGCGGCAGCGAAGTCAGCCTGCTGCTGTGCGACAGCACCGCCAGCGTGCTGCTCTGCCTGTAG